The window ttgtttaaacaaaaaaaaaatgtgtgacGGTGACTTACATCCTTTGACATGAAAGCATCCATGTTAAATTCCAGCCTGGTGTTCACTGACGATAACTTCATCGACAAGAACTGCACCATAATTGAAattaagattaagaaaaaataaaaaattcgaaATCGTGTAGTTGTTGTTTTGGAAAAGTGATTATGAAATAATGGGAAAGAGTTTAAAGTGGACCAAATAATCTAATTGAGAAATTACCTCAACTTGTCGTTGCAATGATTGGACATAGTTTATAATTTCATCCAGCATCAGTGCTTTCCCAGtaacctttaaaaaaatatcattattctAATCACAACTACATTACAAATAAAAAcgaattaattagttaattaatcaaaCTCTCACCTTGTTGCATCCAGGGACAAGATCTTGAAGCAGCTTCATTCTCTCGCTTATTTTCTCTCTTCGAACCTTTTTAAGAAATCGAAATCACAACAACACTTAACTTCAAATTCCAACATATGACTAATTCAGCTAATCAGAACATAATTTAACCTAAAGATTAAGCTAGGTAATTAATTTTGgtaagaaaaagcaaaaaataaaaaggtaactGACTCGTTCGGCGAGACTGTGACTGTCAGTGGCTTGGCCTCGTCGAGCTCTGACATGAATGTAGTCTTTGTAAGGATCATCATCAACTGATTTCGTTTTGTCTTCGTTTGCTTCTGTCTTTTTGCTTCTCTTCGGATCAGaatcttccttctcttcaaCCTCctgcaaaataaacaaaactaattataaaaaaaaaaaaaaggggtttaTTTGAGAATGTGAATCGAAAGCTCCGATTATGATTTTATGAACGAACCTTGGATGGTGAAGCTGTGGAAGGAGAATTCTgcttggattttgtttttctcttccgGGAAATTTCACCGGAAGATTCGCCCGCGAGAGGCTTCAGAGCTGGGGTGCTAGAGACACGTGGCATTTTCTCATTGGCTGCGACGGGCACGTGATTATTAATCGGGAACGGTGGGTTGGTCCTGCCGTTAAAACTCCGGCTACCGAAACAAGAGAACCTCGCCGCTCTCTCCGCGAAACCCGAGTCGCCGGAGAATTCAGCCAAGGGGGTCGGCGGTTTCGTCACCATCATATGTCTCGGCGGTGGAGAGCTGCTCATCGGAGTTGCGTAACACGAGGCGGAGACGTTCCCGTTGCTCGCCGGAGATCCGTAGATCTCGCCGATGTTACCCAATTTTCCGATTAGCTCTCTGATGATGAAATTGTCTCCGTGAGCTACTCCTCCGCCGGAGAAGTTTGAGTTCGGCGAAGAGACGAGTGAACTCAGAGCCGAGTCGAAGATGCTCTGTTCCGTTGACTTTTCCCAGAACAAACAATCTCGCGATAGATTGCGACTGAGACTCGGGTCCACCGGCTGTGTCGAACTCGAAACCCAGTCGAGCATcgccgaagaagaagacggtgaCGTCATCATCACTGGCGGTTGTGAAACTCCTGCATTCATAAACAGCTCGTTCTCCATGGAGCTCAATTCTAAGGAAGTGAAGATGAAAATCAAAAGTGTAGATTTTTAAAGTCCTTAATCAAAGAGTGATTAATTAAACTCAGATCAGAGATGATTCGTCCAagagaaaaatttaaaaagttcgTAAATTTCTTAAAGTGAAGAACAGAGGAGAAAAGGGAAGCTCGTTAATGGCACTAATGAGGAGTTTATATActtgtttaataaattttgtattttaaaattttcaccaaTCAATGACTTTCTAATAAATGGAAATAAatggataaataaaaatataaacaatacttTGTGTGTCGCACCGTAAAGGATGGTTGGGTTTAGGAACAAGGAAGAAGGCCTTGGACGTTTAGTTAATGTAATAAAAACGTCAAAGACAAATCTGATACATTGAGCTTATTTCTAACGAACTAATTTTGACGAATGGGTTCCTTTGTCGATGTTTCCTTAACCATCGCCGGTTCTTGTGTTGATATTTGTACTGTATGTCAAAAGTGTTGAACTCTTTCTTTGATCgaatatcaaagaagaagacaataatATATTGATTCAAGAAGTTAGTTTCGATGAGGCAATTGGGTTAATTTGTTGAAGTACTGTAATtaagaactataattaaaattttaaagactCTGGAGTGTTGCTTTAGTGTGGCTAATATGTCAAGTTTTACTTTAAAactagtgttttgttttgtgttaccTGAATTTTACAGTAATATGCACTAGATTGTCTGAGTTCTGTTGACGAACTCATTGTGTTCAAACAAGTTCCAGGCAGGTACACGTTTTCAATAACATATCACCGACTTTTTTACGTTAGGAAAGACAAAAACAGATATACATACGAATAGATGAGATAATATAGTACAGTATATAATAATAGTACAACCTTGAGCGCcgtcaaaagaagaagaagataatatacAGGTCGAGCTTTTTCTTACATACAGCTACATTCAAACAATATAGATGCTTCGGATCAGATCTCGTATCAGTTATCTTATCACAAATAATATTCACACCTACGTCACGCATGATGAAACAGATGCTCTAATCATCTGTATAGTCCAATATCGATTGCATTAATAAGAGCGCGTCTTGTGGTCTTCTTCTATTCATTCATATGGGCCTTCAACTTCTAAACCCAATAACGAATTCAACGGGTTTCATCCATCCACGAGAGAGAAAATTTATATGGGTTTTTCCTAATATCACAACGTATAAAACTATGAAAACATCTTAATGTCCAGCTCCCAATCCGATGATGTTTAATTTTCATCAGTTTTTCAtaaaattgatacaaaaattCATATCgttttgatattaatttatgaatatgtttgcataattgtttatttaaaaacaaaattttaaaatatttatatgtgtaCATCACCACTACCACAATCAATTATGTGAGCAATGCAATATGCATAATAAGTTAGTTGGATCAgttaatgtaagaaaaatatatacgtgacattattatttgtttaatttgttgtaGAAAGAGTTCATTTTAGTTTAATTCGAAATACGAAATCGTTCTAGGTATTTTGCACTTTTCATGTTTCGTAGATAGTGTACATTATATACATAACAATGATTTAGACCATTTctaatggttttctctatttttttttcttttataatagagatctttataatagaggtaAGTTTTACTCGAACccacctctatttatagaggaatcCTTTGtagtaaaaattagtttttctcTATTTGTAtgaaaatagaggaaaaaatagcaatctctattttagaggtgaaaatagaggtGGATTGGAATAAAATTCACTCCTATTATAgaaaatctctattatagagaaaaaatagagGAACATCGGAGATGTTTGACAGTTGGAGTCATGTATAGACGGTTATACAATAGAGTGCTTCTTGGCATCATCCTTACTCCTTAGTGTATTTTATTCGAAAACCAGCAGAATTTTCACGATTTCACCAGAAAATAGTAAAGATCCATTGACTCTTcgcatttaaataaattttacgATAGTGTACTTGTATATGGATTTGGGTTCTTCTAATAATAGTATACCGCAACCTGCATGGGACAACGAGCATAACCAAATAACAAAGCCCACTTGTCACGTTCTTGTTCTTACTAGAGAGATGATTAGATATTGTCACTTTTTCGTTACCTCATTCTGAGAACTCTTCACACCTCCTAAATTCCAACCTTTTCCTCCATTAAATTAGCAAAAGTTATTCGACGCAAGCTTTCCCCCTCAGTTGGTGTAATTTTCCCCTACGTTGTTGGTACTAATTGCTTTATATGAATAGACTAACAATTTTAATGGAAGATGATTGTCAgtttaaaatatcatttgaaGATAGCCGGGTGAATTTTTGTGCATGGATGCTTAGGCGACAATACCTTTGTTATAGTATAGTTTATTCTCTCACTGATCTCCCAAAAGATTGCTTGTTTTCTAATACCTCACAGACACAGGCTAACACATATCTTACGTTCAACCAATAAATAAAGACCGAGTCATAAATTGACTTGTTCTCTGCACTTTAACCATAAATTTTTCTTGAACTCAAAACGGATCACAATTAAAGTATATGCTCGGCTTAAACAAGACTATTGGTAAGTCTTAATAAAAGAagattatttaacaaaattacaGAGACGCAGCTAGCTACACCTTTCCCTATCATGAAGAGCCAAAAGAAATTgattaaatcaagaaaagagGATAGGGGAGACAAAGGTGAAAGGCTCTTTgggttggttcttcttcttttggcccTACGCCTTCCCCTTTGGCAATCATCTATCTCTCAACCTATTTGGCCCCCACCACAATTCATCATATTCctccctttctttcttttttatctctctGTCACGTGTCCTCTTTTCCTGTAAATTCTATCTGTAATTTGTTTACGGGATAACCCTTATTTTCCTACCATCTCAATCTGCTTGTAAATTTTTATAGCGACAAACTGATAAGACTTATCACATCTGTCTTGTAGTtcttttttaagtaaaaacttcaactgaaaacaaaattaatctaGAAATTTCGAACTAAGTTATACTTTTTTTCTCAACCATTTAAGACTATTTACAATGGAATGGTTGACATACgataagattttgtttctaGAATATCAGAGGAACTTTCAATCGCTAAACGACCATAgtgaattattaattttataattttggagGGTAATATAAATCTAGAtatgttttttagttttatgataTTTGGTCAAACTGATATCTTTGTACTCGTCGTCAAATTTGAAGTAACATACATATATCATTGTTTTCAAATCAAACTTGAAggtgaaattattattattattattggatcAAACTGAATCAGGCGCAGCATGGGTCATGGAGTTGTTAgtttttcaattaataaaatgtaaaaacacaTACATATCTCCATCTATGTTTTTTCCGTCTAAACGAAATTGTCTATAAGAATTTTCTATCGTATATCACATAcaatacttttttattttttgcagaaaagaaaaaaggatgtGGAACCTGTGAGAAACCTTCCTGGGCCAGCATCATTCAAAAACTACCCCATCTAGTGAGAGAGAGCTGAGCTAGAGAGAGGGAGTCTAGTGTATGCAGTTGTTAGATGAACATTGAATGTATGACATGAAGTGACATGCACATCTATGAGAATACGAAATTCATTATCATtctaattttattaactttatatttgtataattgATAACATGTTGTTAAAGATTCACTAGCCGTGCTGCTACACATGGAAGTTTTATAATCCATCTGAAGGCTCATCGGTGGTTGGTCTACCGAGCCCAAGATCCATCCATCCGGCCGGTATCCAAAATCCgaaaatagtaaatatatacGTGAACAGTTTACATTTCGACTATGTCCGTATAGGTTATAACATTAactaaagaaattaaaaatcatgGAAGCGTGAAAAATGTAAATGAGGGGAGGAATAAAACCCTAAATACCCGTTGCCTGTTGGGATATGCTTTTGCTTGCCTAACCCATCGGGCCAAAAGTCGTCATGCTTATTAGTAACCAAGAAGTGGTATATCGTATATCCTCCGGTTCTGCTTTTCCCCATTATTACGTGTCTTCTTATAATATGTACCTTCcatctttatttctttattcatATCTAAtaattatagtataaattacTTAAGCTTCTCTTCGAATATTCGGAGCCCCaactcctctcttctctctctctctctcttcacgcatttcttgttcttgaacctTTTATAAAAACCCATCTcgtccttctctctctcttattcaaACTTCTcttctaggaaaaaaaaattcgagtTACGTGTTTCTTTATACATTTTGATATGGGTTTCTCTAGAGCAAAACGTGTCACCGATCCACTCGCAGACGAGGTTAGGGCTCGTCTCGTTGGGTGTAGCTTTAGCAGCGGCAGCGAACATACCGGCGACGGAATCGAAGactacgaagaagaagacgactcaCCTTGTCTCTCCGATCTTGTACAAGGCTTCTTGGAAGATGAAGTTGAGACCGTCGATGATGACTCACGCTGGTGTGATCAAGATTCGGGTTCCGATTCGGATACTGACTCGGAAGGAGCGGAGCTTCCTGACTACGCCGACGATATAGCGAAGATTCTGAGGAACTCactcagagaagattcatacGGAAGAACGGTGCTGGTTCACGTGGCGAGAGCAATGGAAGCGTTGTCGTCTCTCAGATCTGAGCACGAACAGCGTGCCGTTTTATTGCGTAAGGTCATGTCTCTTCTGAGAGAGCTTGGCCACAATGCGgccatctgcaaaaccaaatgGAAATCTTCCGGCGGACTCACCGCCGGTAACCACGAGTTTATCGACGTCATGTTTACTACACCTTCAGCCTCGTCTCAGACCGTACGTTACATCGTCGATTTAGATTTCGCGTCGCGGTTCCAAATCGCGAGGCCAACGGCACAGTACGCGCGTGTGCTTCAATCGCTTCCGACGGTTTTCGTTGGTAGAGGAGAGGAGCTGAAGCGGATATTGCGGCTCGTATGTGACGCCGCGAGGATCTCGCTCAGGAGCCGTGGCCTCACGCTTCCCCCGTGGAGGAAGAATCGTTATATGCAAACGCGGTGGCTTGGTCCTTATAAACGTACCGCCAACTTAACTCCGTCATCTTCCGCCGTTGACACCGTCATGTGTCGTGCCATCGGTTTCGATAGTGCCGTCGGTGGCCGTCTATTTGTGCGAACACGATAAAATTAACTAGAAAAAAACCACGTGTCATTTTTtaactcgatttttttttccatacattctagagaataatataattccattatttagaattttttcgtccgaaagaaaataaaataaaaattatgatacaaaacaaacaaattaaatccaaaaagATAAAATCTAGATTTTACGATGAAGAAACAATTTTACGCGGAAAATGAacattgtgaagaaaaaaaaaacacacacacacaagagcAAATGATCGAGTGCGACAGGTACACACAGATAAGGCTTCAATTGATAGCCGTAGAGTAAGATCTAATGGTCATTATATTAAGAAGGGAGATCAAACGGACGTGAAAATTGATGTAGAGGATAAcgtattataataaatatagcaATCTACGTGGCAGTGACACGTAACGTAGTTCTCGCAGTGCATTGAATGTGACTTGGCGTGACAAGTCAGGGGTCCAGGTCTACCTAGGTGCATGGGTTTGTCGTCTAGTTTCGACCACACCTGATAAAAGCCTTacgagagatagagagagaagaaaaaaaaagtgggacAAATAAGTATATTAGTAGAGCACGTGGAACGGATAaggtttttattaatatttatttgtttttagtattatttGGTGTTTATGCGAATATtcggtttttctttttcagaccAGATTTTGCTATCCGCAAGACCACAACTGATCTAATCCTTTACTGTCTCTTGATATATTAGTAATTACGACGATTTATATCGTTCGTTTTAATAAGTATAGTTGTATTTAACTAATGATTTCTATTACGTCGGTCCAGTTATGCATTTAATTTAATCATGTGATGCTGCAAATCGAATGGTATAATTCCCGAGAAAGATTTTAGAACTACTAGGTCTCAAAGATCACGACTCATATTAGTCGAACGAGTCATTTCATTAAGTAGTTGGTCATCTCATCTACTctatatgtatttgttttataCATCTAGCTAGTCAAATTTTCAAACGTTGCCGAGGACTATATTACAATACTACATATTtttcaaatcacaaaaaaataatacacaaaTAAAATCCAAGTTTGATATATAGGAATTTATATGGTTGAAGTTAATGTCTTCGTTGATACAGAGGATGGAAATAAACTATTCTTTTACATATGAAATTTGATCGTATTTCTGATTTATTCTTTTACATATGAATCTTTGGTATAGTGCTTGCACAtgtatacaaattattataaaataggtCGTTTATCCTATCCTTATTTTTCCTTTAATTGCTGATTTCAAATCGAtgaatttttgataatttactTGTTATCTCTATGGCGAACACGCAACATGACGAATAAAAGAGGGAAAAACAGTACCGAGAATCGTCTTTTGATCTTGGAGAATACTATTAATCAGTTAATTATTCTCATATATGAAAAATTTGGTGTCAAcgatatattaaattttgtttcgttaagaattaattagttttcgaggattttaaaaagaaacaaaaaattgcaGTGtgaaaagtctttttttttcatcatacaCTCTTGAGATCACCCCAAGTTTGCTTATTGTTTCGAATTTCGATTTCTGAACAAAGCAAATTACATACACCACATGTAAAATCGCACGGACAATAAAGCTTAGAAGCAAAGTGTGCCTGGATCCGGATATAAAAACTTGAAGCATTGATTAACCATGATCTAATATCGAACTGATCTCAGATTGGGTCTCTACTCTTGTTACAAGTTACACAAAAACATTTTATGATATCGGTGCctacagtttttgttttggggggGGNgggggggggggggggggaatacGTAGGGtatatttaaacaaaagatACTTTATTTCATAGCCGGAATGAAATATGCTTACTCCTAGGTCGTACTCCTTGAAGAATTAAAATACTAGTAGAGTTTATGTTATCTTACCTCTTAAAGACGTAAACAGCAAACTACGATAGGTTGTGTGTGTgatcaaaaaaggaaaagactaATGAAGAAAGTAAGGAATTTTAAAaggatagaaaaagaaaaattaaggaAATGGCCTTTGGAGAAGGGAGTGGCCCAATGAGGGAAGGAGCAGTCAAGTGTGGGGTCTCTCACCCTCACcacgtttttatttttccaattgTCTCTTCGCTTCGCCTCGATCGTCGtctttaaagtatattttttatcggcctctttcatttttttcgtTTACTAGTACTAGTATTATTCTACTTATATTGATTCTCTTTGCAAACAGACGAAAGAGCGATGAATATATTAATTCTATTACATATCCGTATATAAGTACAAAATGCTTTCGGAACGGATCAATTTCAGAAAAAAACCCGAAATTAAAGCTATTAGATTCGGATCAGAATAAATCCACGACTCAATTAATGGGTTATCgggttatcaaaaaaaaaaagtaaacatcaataaataaaaattataaatgtaaaaatcaaaaaatctcACAAACGATTCCTACTTATTAagtagtattaaataaaattatcattaaCTACCTCcataaatcttaacaaaatattcCACATATGGCATACTAATTCGAAAATATTGTTGAGTCCTGAAATTTAGGAAacttatgaaattatgtaattattttagaTTCATCGTATCAAATTTGCATTTATTAAAACTTaacaataaaatctaaatcaaatcaacattatttgttagaccaaacttaacaaaaatattccGTAAATAAATATCTCAATAATAATAGAGATATTGATTTCACAAATAATAGAGATCTCAATCTTACTccatcgaagaagaaaaaaatatcccaCGTCCATTagaattttgttgacaaaatttcaaaaacattataaataggTCTAATATGTTTCTAACTTCTTACGATTccagatttttaaaacaatttgataAACTCTATATAAAGTGtttaatgcaatttttttatttgagcatatttaaagttttaaaaattataatatttaagtttttttaaagtttaaattattattaatgttgaaacttttaaaagttcttagcttttaaaaattttcaaaatattagaatatttaaattattaaaatttaaacatattataaatatcaaaacttttaaaaggttgaaatattataaatatctaaattttatagaatgtttaagatattatacatatttcaactttataaaatattactcATGTCAACTACAAACAATGATCAAACATTACTCATTTTCATATAActattcttttaaaaagtacACTAGCTAGCTTGAGAAACTTACAATCACATGATAGAGCGGGTTAGATTGATATTTTAACGAAGGCAATCCTTTGCGGGTTGGTTTGTCATAACAAACATTGTCGGTTAGTAATTTTTAcagatgaaatattttaatatatattacatatattcataatttcactacaaaaaatgatcaaattaaactaCATATCAATAAATATTCGTTCGTgcttattatattttcaatttacttacttcttttttactgttttatttAAACTCATTACATAAAGATATGATTCATATCGTactatcataaaataaataacatattgaAATCCGTTATAGATCACATGTATCTATAAATATTTCTCCGCGTTGTAGCGCGGGTCCGATCCTAGTTCAATGTTAAATAAGTTGCATGCACTCTAGACTTCAGCCAAAACCGATTATGATATATTTGTTGTCTCTAAAGAAtcttaaatatttgtaattgtCAAGATTGGCTAGTGGCTTCAACCATGAACCAACTCTGCCCATGCCAGCACTTGGCCACATAAGAGAAGATGTTGTGGACGTATACCgcttttaaacaattaaaacacaaaacaattcaaaacatgAGCATCTGTTTAAGATATGCAATGCGAAGAAATAAAATACATGAGCAATTGAGAATAGGTTTAAGAAACAGTATGTTTAGACTtgtttttataccgttttaggGCTTCCTAGTATAAAATGAAGACGTCCAGAGATTATTTTCCTATATATCAAGGGATGTTGGAGAAACTAGAGGAGGCAAGATAAACTGAATGATTTTTGTTATTGATCTTAGACGATTACACcatgtatatatacaaagagAATCTAGGGTAACTAACTTGGGGACCAAGATAGGATAATTTCCTAATCTCTATTAGAGAATATAACAATATTATGTATATGGACATAAGTATATTTTCCTATATATTCCAATAGatgtttagtttgttttagttCCTTATC is drawn from Camelina sativa cultivar DH55 chromosome 1, Cs, whole genome shotgun sequence and contains these coding sequences:
- the LOC104733491 gene encoding transcription factor bHLH62 isoform X2, which produces MENELFMNAGVSQPPVMMTSPSSSSAMLDWVSSSTQPVDPSLSRNLSRDCLFWEKSTEQSIFDSALSSLVSSPNSNFSGGGVAHGDNFIIRELIGKLGNIGEIYGSPASNGNVSASCYATPMSSSPPPRHMMVTKPPTPLAEFSGDSGFAERAARFSCFGSRSFNGRTNPPFPINNHVPVAANEKMPRVSSTPALKPLAGESSGEISRKRKTKSKQNSPSTASPSKEVEEKEDSDPKRSKKTEANEDKTKSVDDDPYKDYIHVRARRGQATDSHSLAERVRREKISERMKLLQDLVPGCNKVTGKALMLDEIINYVQSLQRQVEFLSMKLSSVNTRLEFNMDAFMSKDATI
- the LOC104733574 gene encoding uncharacterized protein LOC104733574, yielding MGFSRAKRVTDPLADEVRARLVGCSFSSGSEHTGDGIEDYEEEDDSPCLSDLVQGFLEDEVETVDDDSRWCDQDSGSDSDTDSEGAELPDYADDIAKILRNSLREDSYGRTVLVHVARAMEALSSLRSEHEQRAVLLRKVMSLLRELGHNAAICKTKWKSSGGLTAGNHEFIDVMFTTPSASSQTVRYIVDLDFASRFQIARPTAQYARVLQSLPTVFVGRGEELKRILRLVCDAARISLRSRGLTLPPWRKNRYMQTRWLGPYKRTANLTPSSSAVDTVMCRAIGFDSAVGGRLFVRTR
- the LOC104733491 gene encoding transcription factor bHLH62 isoform X1, which gives rise to MENELFMNAGVSQPPVMMTSPSSSSAMLDWVSSSTQPVDPSLSRNLSRDCLFWEKSTEQSIFDSALSSLVSSPNSNFSGGGVAHGDNFIIRELIGKLGNIGEIYGSPASNGNVSASCYATPMSSSPPPRHMMVTKPPTPLAEFSGDSGFAERAARFSCFGSRSFNGRTNPPFPINNHVPVAANEKMPRVSSTPALKPLAGESSGEISRKRKTKSKQNSPSTASPSKEVEEKEDSDPKRSKKTEANEDKTKSVDDDPYKDYIHVRARRGQATDSHSLAERVRREKISERMKLLQDLVPGCNKVTGKALMLDEIINYVQSLQRQVEFLSMKLSSVNTRLEFNMDAFMSKDLFPSGNNLMHQQVLQLDSSAETLLSDHHHNTNLQLNPKISSNNIMTPLEPSETRSFVSHLPTLAHFTDSISQYSTFSEDDLHSIIHMGFAQNRIHELNQGPSNQVPSNMKAEL